One Leptolyngbya sp. 'hensonii' DNA segment encodes these proteins:
- a CDS encoding type I polyketide synthase has translation MSNGSGKANSLSASQQVLLALKEARARLEAIEAAKTEPIAIIGMGCRFPGDANHPESFWQLLSNGVDAIAEVPSNRWDVDTYYDSDPDRPGKMNIRAGGFIQLPQDFDAHFFGIAPREAVSLDPQQRLLLEASWEALENAGIAADQLNGQPTGVFMAICWNDYAQQLMARQPEEIDAYMASGIANSMAAGRLSHILGLQGPSLSVDTACSSSLVALHLACQSLRNGECNMALIGAVSQLLLPSVYINFTKARMLSPDNRCKTFDAAADGFVRSEGCGVIVVKRLSDAISGGDRILAVIRGSAVNHDGHTSGLTVPNGPAQQNVIRRALKNAGVEPAQVGYIEAHGTGTSLGDPIEVGALATVFAKEHSQEHPLLLGSVKTNIGHLEAAAGMAGVFKVILSLQHQEIPPHLHFQQPNPHIAWKDLPFVVPTERTPWLSGAQQRIAGISSFGFSGTNAHIILAEGPTPVPLPQAARSTQLLTLSAKTEPALQQLADRYRQHLLADPSLNLGDVCFTASTGRSHFSHRLGIVAASPTEAAEQLSAYLAGESLPTIVGGQAQRQQPRVAFLFTGQGSQYVGMGRQIYETNPVFRQTLDHCAEILKSYLDRPLLEILYPEQDDLGWLDQTASTQPALFALEYALTEVWRSWGIEPAIVMGHSVGEYVAACVAGVFSLEDGLKLIAARGRLMQALPAGGTMLAVLAAEPQVRQAIAPYGDQVAIAAVNGPTNIVISGPTSLIETIQQKLQADGIEVRPLMVSHAFHSPLMEPMLAEFEAIARQVQFQAPRISLVSNLTGQLWRSGEVPDAAYWRQHVRSTVQFAAGMTTLQTQGYSLFLEIGPRPVVTGMGRYCLPDPALVWLASLRPGVEDWQQLLISLGTLYAQGATVNWSALDPETPNQKVSLPTYPFQRQRYWVDAPPEPLSPPLQPRSGGHPLLGQRLTLATTEVVFEACLGPDAPPFLADHRVAGTAIVPATAYVEMALAAARQVLGQPDALLTIEDLVIHAPLALSEAEPQTVQLLLNLTGDNTGSFRILSLQASTATWQLHASGRASCGPIATAESPVPDLDAFRATAQNQIEADTHYHQFQQRGLDFGPQFQGVVRLWQREGQALGEIHLPAALTSELTSYQFHPALLDACLQVLGTLLPDGLTAYLPMSLAQFRLYRQPPAVLWSQLTLRPGSSSLDTLTADLVLVDAAGQRVAEVEGFACRRFDPNRTQANRQPDGCYEILWQPKSRSMDLNPPAPGSWLIFADAIGFGEALVSHLEAQGQTCIWVTPGSTYRQVEADRIQVDPADPNEFRQALQAAGPALRGIIFLWAIDPATDLTAAQVQGSGVMLHLVQAIAAQGLSSWPRLWILTQGSQAVISVPAAPISLAQAPLWGLGRVISQEFPELQCTQIDLDPLGLTDQVALLLPDLLAPDLEDQIALRQGDRYVPRLHPKVLEPRPVNRPPVFLFTPQPGILDHLELRPQIRRSPGPREVEIQIEAVGIGFRDVLHALGLYPDGDIQLGSECAGTIVAIGEGVTEFQVGDPVLSLAEGCFGSFVTVRVERVARKPSHLSFAEAATIPASFLTAHYTLHTLARLSVGQRVLIHAGTGGVGLAAIQLAQRAGAEIFATAGSPEKRALLKAMGVPHVFSSRTLDFAEEILCLTAGQGVDVILNSLADDFIPASLSILADQGCFLEIGKRGIWEPQQVAQVRPQAAYHVVYLGAIAEQQPELLQSLFIEVMAGFEGGSLQPLPLQLFPLNQVVDAFRYMAQAKHIGKIVVLPEAPPLSVRSEATYLITGGLGGLGLAVARGLVDRGARHLVLLGRRAASGTAQTILADLEKAGCQVRVAAVDVADRAALTHLLAEVEIEMPPLRGVIHAAGVLEDGVLLQQDWSRFDRVFAPKVYGSWNLHHLTRDVPLDFFVLFSAGANLFGFTGQGNYVAANAFLDALAHDRRAYGLPAISINWGAWAEVGMATQSIAKQRITLRGLDLIPPEQGVQALFQVLDANPIQVAMLPMNWAHFFRQSPEQAERPFFADMVARSQVVPSQPASASVSPGWLEQLLATPPARRRKGLLTFVQEQSLKVLGLDRATPLDPRQPLQELGLDSLMAVELRNLLSAATKLPLAATFVFDYPTPEAMTETLLQQLSPDPIESGTSPIDLPNALLDDLGDLEQLSEEAATALLLAELESLRERS, from the coding sequence ATGAGTAATGGTTCGGGAAAGGCCAATTCACTTTCTGCATCCCAACAGGTGCTACTGGCCCTGAAGGAAGCACGGGCGCGACTGGAAGCGATCGAGGCCGCCAAAACCGAGCCGATCGCTATCATTGGCATGGGGTGCCGATTTCCTGGCGATGCGAATCATCCGGAATCCTTCTGGCAGTTGCTGAGCAATGGCGTTGATGCAATCGCTGAAGTTCCGTCCAATCGCTGGGATGTGGATACCTACTACGATTCTGACCCCGATCGGCCTGGAAAAATGAATATTCGGGCTGGTGGGTTTATCCAGCTTCCTCAGGACTTTGATGCTCATTTCTTTGGCATTGCTCCTCGCGAAGCGGTCAGCTTGGACCCTCAACAACGGTTGTTACTAGAGGCCAGTTGGGAGGCTCTGGAAAATGCTGGCATCGCAGCCGATCAGCTCAATGGCCAGCCTACAGGTGTTTTCATGGCCATTTGTTGGAATGATTATGCCCAGCAATTAATGGCCCGACAACCGGAAGAGATCGACGCCTACATGGCTTCCGGAATTGCCAATAGCATGGCAGCCGGTCGTCTGTCTCACATCCTGGGATTACAGGGACCCAGCCTATCGGTGGATACCGCCTGCTCTTCATCCTTGGTTGCCCTACATCTGGCCTGCCAGAGCCTGCGGAACGGAGAGTGTAATATGGCGCTGATCGGAGCAGTCAGCCAGTTGCTCCTGCCATCTGTTTATATCAATTTTACTAAAGCCCGTATGTTGTCTCCTGACAATCGTTGCAAAACCTTTGATGCTGCAGCTGATGGGTTTGTGCGATCTGAAGGGTGCGGCGTAATTGTTGTGAAGCGGTTATCTGATGCGATCTCAGGTGGCGATCGCATTCTTGCCGTAATTCGAGGATCTGCCGTTAACCATGATGGGCATACCAGTGGATTAACCGTGCCGAATGGCCCTGCCCAGCAAAACGTAATTCGGAGAGCTTTGAAAAATGCGGGCGTGGAGCCTGCTCAGGTGGGTTATATTGAGGCCCACGGAACAGGGACCTCTCTGGGAGATCCGATTGAAGTGGGTGCTCTGGCTACAGTGTTTGCCAAAGAGCATTCTCAGGAGCATCCTTTGTTACTGGGTTCCGTTAAAACAAACATTGGCCATCTGGAAGCAGCAGCAGGTATGGCCGGAGTGTTCAAAGTCATTCTTTCCTTGCAACATCAAGAAATTCCGCCCCACCTACATTTTCAGCAGCCCAATCCCCATATTGCCTGGAAAGACCTCCCATTTGTGGTCCCTACCGAGCGAACCCCCTGGCTCTCTGGAGCACAACAACGAATTGCAGGAATCAGCTCCTTTGGCTTTAGCGGTACCAATGCCCATATCATTTTGGCGGAAGGGCCAACACCCGTGCCCTTGCCTCAGGCAGCCCGATCGACCCAGCTCCTGACCCTTTCCGCCAAAACAGAACCAGCGTTACAGCAACTGGCCGATCGCTATCGACAGCACCTGCTGGCTGATCCCAGCCTGAACTTGGGGGACGTTTGCTTTACGGCTAGCACGGGTCGATCGCACTTTTCCCATCGGCTGGGCATTGTGGCCGCTTCTCCGACCGAGGCAGCCGAACAACTCTCTGCCTATCTGGCTGGGGAGAGCCTGCCGACGATCGTCGGTGGTCAAGCGCAACGACAACAGCCCAGGGTCGCTTTTCTGTTTACAGGCCAGGGTTCCCAGTATGTAGGGATGGGTCGCCAGATCTATGAGACGAATCCGGTCTTCCGGCAGACTCTGGATCACTGTGCGGAGATCCTGAAATCCTATCTCGATCGTCCGTTGCTGGAGATTTTGTATCCCGAACAGGACGATCTGGGCTGGCTCGACCAGACAGCCTCTACCCAGCCCGCTCTCTTTGCCCTGGAGTATGCCCTGACCGAGGTCTGGCGCTCCTGGGGGATTGAACCGGCGATCGTCATGGGGCACAGTGTGGGCGAATATGTGGCGGCCTGTGTGGCTGGGGTGTTCAGCCTGGAGGATGGGCTGAAGCTGATCGCCGCCAGAGGACGACTGATGCAGGCGTTACCGGCTGGGGGCACCATGCTGGCGGTGCTGGCGGCGGAACCCCAGGTGCGGCAGGCGATCGCGCCCTATGGGGATCAGGTGGCGATTGCTGCGGTCAATGGCCCCACAAATATCGTGATTTCCGGTCCGACCAGCCTGATTGAAACCATTCAACAGAAGCTCCAGGCAGATGGGATTGAGGTGCGGCCCCTCATGGTGTCCCATGCCTTCCACTCCCCCCTGATGGAGCCGATGCTGGCAGAGTTCGAGGCGATCGCCCGCCAGGTCCAGTTTCAGGCTCCTCGAATTTCCCTGGTCTCCAATCTGACCGGGCAACTCTGGCGATCGGGGGAAGTTCCTGATGCGGCTTACTGGCGACAGCATGTGCGGTCTACCGTGCAGTTCGCAGCAGGTATGACCACCCTGCAAACCCAGGGCTACAGCCTGTTCCTGGAAATTGGCCCCCGCCCTGTGGTGACGGGCATGGGCCGCTACTGCCTACCGGACCCTGCCCTCGTCTGGCTGGCCTCCCTCCGGCCTGGCGTGGAAGACTGGCAGCAACTGTTGATCAGCCTGGGAACGCTTTACGCTCAAGGGGCAACGGTCAATTGGTCAGCCCTGGATCCGGAAACGCCTAACCAGAAAGTATCTCTGCCAACCTATCCCTTTCAACGGCAACGCTATTGGGTGGATGCCCCCCCAGAACCCCTCTCTCCCCCGCTTCAGCCCCGCTCAGGCGGTCATCCCTTGCTGGGACAACGCCTGACCCTGGCCACGACCGAGGTGGTGTTCGAGGCTTGCCTGGGGCCGGATGCCCCCCCATTCCTGGCTGATCATCGGGTGGCGGGCACGGCGATCGTACCTGCAACGGCTTATGTTGAAATGGCTCTGGCGGCAGCCCGACAGGTCTTGGGTCAACCAGATGCGCTGCTGACGATCGAGGATCTGGTGATTCATGCCCCCCTGGCCCTGTCAGAAGCCGAACCACAGACGGTGCAGCTTCTGCTGAACCTAACGGGAGACAACACTGGCTCGTTCCGAATCCTGAGTTTGCAGGCCAGTACGGCAACCTGGCAGCTCCATGCCTCCGGGCGAGCCTCCTGCGGGCCGATCGCGACGGCTGAGTCACCCGTGCCGGACCTGGACGCCTTTCGAGCCACAGCCCAGAACCAGATCGAGGCAGACACCCACTACCACCAGTTTCAACAGCGCGGGCTGGACTTTGGTCCCCAATTTCAGGGGGTGGTGCGGCTCTGGCAAAGAGAGGGGCAAGCCCTGGGCGAGATCCACCTGCCTGCGGCGCTGACTTCAGAACTTACCTCCTATCAGTTTCATCCGGCCCTACTGGATGCTTGTTTACAGGTCTTGGGAACCCTGCTCCCCGATGGCCTAACGGCCTATCTGCCCATGAGTCTGGCCCAGTTTCGCCTCTATCGCCAGCCCCCGGCTGTCCTCTGGAGTCAACTGACCCTGCGCCCTGGTAGTTCAAGTCTGGACACCCTCACTGCCGATCTGGTGCTGGTGGATGCAGCGGGCCAACGGGTGGCCGAAGTGGAAGGATTTGCCTGCCGTCGCTTTGATCCAAACCGGACTCAGGCCAATCGTCAGCCGGATGGGTGCTATGAAATCCTCTGGCAGCCCAAATCCCGATCGATGGATCTGAACCCGCCCGCCCCAGGAAGTTGGTTGATTTTTGCTGACGCGATCGGATTTGGAGAGGCCCTGGTCAGTCATCTGGAGGCTCAGGGGCAGACCTGCATCTGGGTGACCCCTGGATCTACCTATCGGCAGGTGGAGGCCGATCGGATCCAGGTTGATCCTGCCGATCCCAACGAATTTCGTCAGGCTCTGCAAGCAGCAGGTCCGGCCCTGCGGGGGATCATTTTCCTCTGGGCGATCGATCCAGCGACAGATCTGACGGCAGCCCAGGTCCAGGGTAGTGGGGTGATGTTGCACCTGGTGCAGGCGATCGCGGCCCAGGGCCTCAGCTCTTGGCCCCGCCTCTGGATTCTCACCCAGGGGAGTCAGGCGGTGATTTCAGTTCCAGCGGCCCCGATCTCATTGGCCCAGGCTCCCCTCTGGGGGCTGGGCCGGGTGATCAGCCAGGAATTCCCAGAACTACAATGCACCCAGATTGACCTGGATCCCCTGGGCCTGACCGATCAGGTGGCCCTGCTCTTGCCGGACCTGCTTGCCCCCGATCTGGAAGACCAGATTGCCCTGCGCCAGGGCGATCGCTATGTGCCCCGGCTTCATCCCAAAGTCCTGGAACCCAGACCTGTCAACCGTCCGCCGGTGTTTTTGTTCACCCCCCAGCCGGGGATTCTGGATCACCTGGAATTGCGTCCCCAGATTCGGCGTAGTCCTGGTCCCAGGGAGGTGGAAATCCAGATCGAAGCTGTGGGCATTGGCTTCCGGGATGTCCTGCATGCTTTGGGTCTGTATCCAGATGGGGACATTCAACTGGGCAGTGAATGCGCCGGGACGATCGTGGCGATCGGGGAGGGGGTGACGGAATTTCAGGTCGGGGATCCCGTCCTGTCCCTGGCGGAGGGCTGTTTTGGCTCCTTCGTCACCGTGCGAGTGGAACGGGTCGCCCGCAAACCATCCCACCTGAGCTTTGCTGAAGCTGCCACCATTCCTGCTTCTTTCCTAACGGCCCATTACACCCTGCATACCCTGGCCCGCCTCTCTGTCGGACAGCGGGTGCTGATTCACGCCGGGACAGGAGGAGTGGGGTTGGCCGCCATCCAGTTGGCCCAGCGGGCTGGAGCCGAAATCTTTGCCACAGCCGGGAGCCCAGAAAAGCGCGCCTTGCTCAAGGCCATGGGAGTGCCCCATGTGTTCAGTTCCCGCACCCTGGACTTTGCCGAGGAGATTTTGTGTCTCACGGCGGGACAGGGGGTGGATGTCATCCTGAATTCCCTGGCGGATGACTTTATCCCGGCTAGCCTCTCCATCTTGGCGGATCAGGGCTGCTTCCTGGAAATTGGCAAGCGGGGCATCTGGGAGCCGCAGCAGGTGGCCCAGGTTCGACCCCAGGCAGCTTACCATGTGGTCTATCTGGGGGCGATCGCGGAACAGCAACCGGAACTCCTTCAATCTCTGTTCATCGAGGTAATGGCTGGTTTTGAGGGGGGCTCCCTACAGCCGCTGCCATTACAGCTCTTTCCCCTGAATCAGGTGGTGGATGCCTTCCGCTATATGGCCCAGGCCAAACATATCGGCAAAATTGTGGTGCTTCCGGAGGCCCCACCCCTATCGGTGCGATCGGAGGCCACCTATCTGATTACAGGGGGCCTGGGTGGATTGGGTCTAGCTGTGGCCAGGGGACTGGTCGATCGGGGGGCGCGGCATCTGGTGCTACTGGGGCGCAGGGCCGCTTCTGGGACCGCTCAGACAATCCTGGCTGACCTGGAGAAAGCTGGTTGTCAGGTGCGGGTGGCGGCGGTGGATGTGGCCGATCGAGCTGCTCTGACCCACCTGCTGGCTGAGGTAGAGATTGAAATGCCGCCTTTGCGAGGGGTGATCCATGCCGCCGGAGTTCTGGAGGATGGGGTGCTGCTGCAACAGGACTGGAGCCGCTTCGATCGGGTCTTTGCCCCCAAGGTCTATGGCAGTTGGAATCTGCACCATCTCACCCGCGATGTACCCCTGGATTTCTTTGTCCTGTTCTCGGCTGGAGCCAATTTGTTTGGGTTTACAGGGCAGGGCAATTACGTTGCTGCCAATGCTTTCCTGGATGCCCTGGCCCACGATCGACGGGCCTATGGCTTACCCGCAATCAGCATTAATTGGGGGGCCTGGGCCGAGGTGGGGATGGCGACCCAATCTATCGCCAAGCAGCGGATTACCCTGCGGGGACTGGATTTAATTCCGCCGGAACAGGGGGTGCAGGCGCTGTTCCAGGTTCTGGATGCCAACCCGATTCAGGTTGCTATGCTGCCCATGAACTGGGCCCATTTCTTCCGACAATCCCCTGAACAGGCGGAGCGCCCTTTCTTTGCCGATATGGTGGCCCGATCACAGGTTGTCCCATCCCAGCCAGCCTCTGCCTCCGTTTCTCCTGGTTGGCTGGAGCAGCTCCTGGCCACTCCGCCTGCCCGCCGCCGGAAGGGGCTGCTGACGTTTGTGCAGGAGCAAAGCCTGAAGGTGCTGGGTCTCGATCGCGCCACCCCCCTAGACCCGCGCCAGCCCTTGCAGGAGTTGGGTCTGGATTCCCTGATGGCCGTGGAATTGCGCAATCTCCTCTCAGCGGCAACCAAACTACCCCTGGCCGCCACCTTTGTGTTTGATTACCCTACCCCAGAAGCGATGACTGAGACTCTGTTACAGCAGTTGAGTCCCGATCCTATAGAATCAGGGACTTCGCCGATCGATCTGCCCAATGCCCTACTTGATGATCTGGGAGATCTGGAACAACTTTCGGAGGAAGCCGCGACCGCTTTGCTATTGGCAGAACTGGAATCACTACGGGAGAGAAGTTGA